DNA sequence from the Leptospirillum ferrooxidans C2-3 genome:
TCCGGGTTTTTTGAGAACATCCAGAGGAATAAGGCTCTTTCCGATATCGTGCAGAAGAGCGGCAAGACCCCATTTTGCCAGCTCTTCTCTCGGCACCCCCGACCGGGCAGCGAGGCTTATTGTCAGAACCATCGTATTGGCCGAATGAACATAAGATTCATCATCAACCTCCGAGAGGGTCAGAAGAAATGAATTGTTGCTGGGATTTTTAAGGGTCATTTCCAGAGTTTGGGCAACCTGCTCCTTGAGAGGAAGAACATCAAATGAGAGTTTTTTCCGAATGTTGTCAAAACTTTTGGCGACGACTGCAACGGTTTTTTCCTGAAGGGCATTCCATTCCCTGATGGCATGGGGTGTTTTTATCTCAAGGGTCTGAAACTCCGGAGCGATGTCATTTTCCTCCTGGAGAGGAGGATCAGAGTGTTTGCCAGTTCCTTTTTGTTGGGAGATCTGGTCCCGCTCATCCTCGATATTGACGGTGACCATCCTGATCCCGTTTTCCTTCAGCTTGCGGATCTCATCCCCAGACCGGATTTTGAAGCGATGGAAGAGGATATTTGTCTCGAGCCAGCTTTTATCCAGTGAGATCACTTCCATGCCCACTGTCAGTTTGTCGACAGGAATTGTTTTATGCATCGAAAGGCCCCTTTTGAAAGCCTGAAGCGTATTCTGACTGCAGGAAACTCTTTGATAAGCGATCGAGTTCTTTTTTCGGGAATGAGGGATTTGGGAATGCTTTACAATGCTATCATTTTCTTTTTCCATTTTCCTCCTCAATCACTTTTCCCTTAGGGAGCACATAATCTGTCCGGTTTTGTAGCGCAAGACTTGTCCGGTTGCCAAGGAAGACTCCATGGTTTGAGCGAACAGAAGCGATCAAGGGATTTGATTTTTTGTCTTAAGCCGTTAATCTCTTTTGAGAGATTTGATCAACCCGCGTTTTTTCAGGATCTTTTCCAAGGGAATCCCAATGAAATGTTTTTTGATCCGTTCGATCCATTTATTTCTGCTGTCGATCTTCGTCATTTGCACCTTGCCTGAAAAAGGCTTTGCCTACCCCGGATTTTCCAGAAGCTATGATTTTCCCTGCGCTTTTTGTCACATCCAATGGCCCAAGCTGAATGACAATGGAAACATATTCAAGGATCGCGGTTTCATGCTCTCCACAACAGGTCGAGGGAATGGTTTGGACATGGGGTTTTCTGATCCGGCAAACCAGAATTATTTTCCTGTCGGTTTCCGCATGAGCGAGTCTTACGACATGAGTTCGGTCAACGGGGTATTGTCTGGAAAAAACACTAATGGTGGGTGGTCCAACGGTGCTAACTCACAGAACCCGTGGAGCCTTGAGTCCGGTGGCCTTTTAAACCCCTGGATCTCTTATTGGGTCGAACCGGGGTATCTCGTTGGCGGGAACTTCGGGATCACAAAACTCTGGGTCCGATTGGATGATCTTCTCCATTCGACCTGGTTCAATGTTTATGCGGGTCAATCCAGTGTAGACTCCCCATTTTCATCGCACAGGTCGGTTTCGATCGGTACGGCTTCCCCCTACACGATGTATGACTATCAGCCGGGAACGGCGGAGGTTGTTACGAACTCCGGTGCACAAAATGCCGGATTTTCTTTTGCCAACCCTATCGGGGCCTATTTTGACGGAGACCGATTTCAGATGGGGCAATCGGTCACTTCCATTCGCTACTTCGGGTATCAGTTTGAAAATGGATGCGGGACAAGACGATCCTTCTCCTTAAACCCCTGCGAAACACGACTCGATGTGAGCTTTATGCCCAACTCCTCCTTATATTCCTCATCGAACTCCCCGGGAGTCTCGGGAAGCAGCGCTTCCCAGGATCCTTTGTCTCCCTCAACCTATTCATTGAATATTGCCGAAAACAACGGGTTTTCTTATTTTGTTCACCTGACGCAGTCCTTTGGGGGTTGGGGTGCGACATCAGGGGAGAGAATCGGTCTTTTCTCCTATGTAGGGGAGGGGAGCTCCATGGGCAGTGTCGGCGGGAATGCTCCTTCAACGATTTTTAACCGGGAGGGCGTTGACATCTCCTTGAACCCGATACCCAGAGGTGGCCTCAATCTATTCGGCGCATGGGAAATTGTCCGGGATCCGGCAGGAATGATTCAATCCAACCCGGATTTCATGGGAAGTTCCATTCCTGCCTCAGGGCTATCGTACATGACCTGGTTTGTCGAGGCGGACTGGCAACCCAATTTCGGGGGAATGTTCTCTTCTGACGGGACCGGATCCAATATGATTTCTGTTATCTATAATCAGCTGGACATGATCGAACAGCCAGTTTTTTCCGGCGGAAATCAGATAGCCCTTCCGGGAAATTTTAATGATGTTCTTTCTTTTACGATTCTGGACAGATATGGTTTATGGCAAAGTGAACGGACTGCCGTTTCCCTTTATGCCCAGTACCAGTGGTTATTCGACGCGGGTGTGTCAGGGCTGTTGAGTGGATTTGCGTCCAATGGAGCTCAGATGTCCGGTAATCGCCAGGTTTCATCTTACCCCGGCGCACTTTTCGGAAATGTGACCGCCAGCAATTTCTCCATAGGTGTGGACTTTGCCTACTGAACAGAAAAGATGGGTGAAATGGTCTCCATGCTTGTGGCATAATTTTCGGGGAATCCCGTAAACAACCATATGTCTAACCGATTCTTGTCTGCTCGAGATGGCACGAAGATGCAAACCATCGATTCATGTGTGGCTTCTTCGCGCCCTTTTAAGCCAATCTCCGTTTCAAAATGCGATTCTCGGAGATCAACCCAATGGAGGATACGTTGATTCGTCGAGCTATTTTGTTGTTAGGAATGTTTCTGGCTCTTGAAGCGATTGGTCATGGAAAAGAGGCATTTGCTCTCGCTCCGGCTGATCCTGTGGATGGCAAGGTCGTCTACAATCATTATTGTGTGGCTTGTCATGGTCCCCAGGGAAACGGCCAGGGGCTTGCCGCTCCGGCGATGTTCCCCCATCCCGCCAATTTTACGGATCCCAATCTCTGGAAGGGGCGGTCTGATGCTTTTTTTATCAATGTGATCACCAACGGCAGAAAACGGGTCATGCCACCATGGTGGGATGTGATTACCGCTCAGGAAATCCAGGATGTTTATGCTTATGTGAAAACGACATTTAAACCAAAGTGATATTGCATCCCCCAAGGGAGATGCTTCATCGGTTCAAGTGAGGTGTTTGTGAGTTCTGTCGGGAGTATCGTTTGTAAATTGTCCGAAATTATTCCTTTCGAGGAAAATGTCCGTTTGTTCAAATTTGATACGGGTGGGGTGGACTTTCCCTTTCACCAGGGACAATTCATCTCACTAGCCGGATCCGATGGCAAGTCCTCCTATTTTGCGATAGCCTCCCCACCATCACTGAAGGGGAGTTTCGAAATTCTGGTCAAACGAGGAAACTCCACAACGGACTATCTCTTTTCCCGTTCTGTCGGGGATAGGATTTCCATTTCCGGCCCTCAGGGTAAAGGTTTTGCTCTGGATCCATATGTTGGAAAGAATTTGCTGTTTGTGGGTGTCGGAACGGCGATTGCCCCTCTTCGCTCAACATTATTGACGGCCCTTGAGCGAAGAAACGATTTCAACAGGATCTCTTTTCTGTTTGGAACGCTTACACCAAACCATATCTGGTTTGGTGATGAGATGGATGAATGGCACCAGAAAGGGGCAGAGGTCCATATTACGGTCACTTATCCTGACGAGACATGGGACAGGCACTCGGGGTTTGTCCAGGACATCCTGCGTCAGTCCAAGGATCCTCTCCACGAGACAGTTGTTTATCTGTGCGGAATGAAGGAAATGGTTGAGGAAACGACGAAGGTGCTGAAGGAGAGGTCCATCCCGGAGGAGATGATCCTCCTGAATTTCTGATGGCTGATCCGACCGGATCTCTGATCGAACCATTTATAGGAAGATGGTTGTGGCATGGATAGCATTCTGACCGAAAAAGGGATCATGTATGACCATCCAGGGCAGGGGGCGCTGTACATTGTCAGTACTCCCATCGGGAATCTCTCGGATATTACCGTTCGTGCCCTGAAGGTTCTTCAATCCGTCGGGCTTGTCGCATCCGAAGACACGCGGGTGACCCGTTCCCTGATGACTCACCATCAGATCCCGACCCCGCTTGTTTCTTATCATGCCCACAATCAGGAAGAAAAAATTCCCCTGTTCCTCGACCGCTTGAAAAATGGAATCAGCATCGCCCTTGTGAGCGATGCCGGAACTCCACTCATATCCGATCCGGGAAGCGAACTGGTTCGAAGAACAATTGAGGCCGGTTTTTGTGTCCATCCGGTTCCGGGACCATCTTCGGTCCTGTCTGCGCTTGTATCATCGGGTATAGAGCCAGGCCGATTCCTGTTTGACGGGTTCTTGCCCAGAACGCCAGGCGAGATCAGGAAGAGGCTTGAACGGGTGAAGGAATATGACGGAGCGCTTGTCTTTCTGGAGTCGCCCCATCGGGTTCTCAAGACGCTTTTATTGATGCAGGAGGTCTTGGGCGACAGGGGAGCATCGGTTCATCGGGAAATGACCAAGGCCTTTGAATCGGTGACAAGGGGGGTGCTGTCGGAGGTTTCCGCAATCCTTTCCAGAAAACCCCTGAAAGGGGAGTTCACGATTGTTGTGGCAGGAAAAGAGCGGGAAAAGGGCCGGAAACGGGTGAATCGCTATCCAAGGGAATCTGATTCTCATGAAGGAGTCGATCCTGTGGAAGAGGCTGGCGCGTCCGGAGAAGATGATGGGTTGTTTGATTTTGAACTTGAGGGGGTCTGAGCCCAGATGAAGGTTGTTGTTGTTCAGAACGACCCGGTGTTTGGAGAAGTGTCCAGAAATATCGAGGATGTTTCCCTGATTTTATCGAAAAGAAAGGAACCAAAGCCCGATCTGGTCGTTCTTTCGGAGCTTTTTGCCTCGGGATATCAGTTCACATCTGTCTCTGAAGCTCGATCCCTCTCCGAGAAAGCCGTTGGGCCTGATGCTGGTCCAACGGTGACTTTCATGAAGTCTCTCTCACGGGAGACCGGTGGACTGGTCGTCGGGGGATTCCCCTGTCTGACCGATGGCCGGGTGACAAACTCTGCGGCTGTTTTCAGGAATGGGGAACTTGTAACGGTTTATGACAAGGTCCACCTGTTTGATGCGGAAAATCGTTGGTTTTCTCCGGGAGCTGGGCCATTGTGCCTTGTCGATACAGACTTTGGGCCAATGGGGGTCATGATCTGTTTTGACTGGCTGTTTCCGGAAGTTGCCCGCAGTCTGGCCCTTGCAGGAGCCATGTTGATCGCTCATCCGGCAAACTGGGTTCTCCCTTTTGGTCCTTCCGGAATGATTCTCCGGTCAGTGGAAAACAGGATCTATACTCTTACGGCAAACAGGGTCGGAACAGAGGCAAGAGGAGGTCTTCCTCCCTTGACCTATATCGGTCAGAGTCAGGTGCTGTCTCCGTCCGGAGAGATTCTTGCAAGGGCTCCAAGAGAAACGGCAGCCATTCTGGAAGTTGCCTTTGACCCGTCTTTGGCAAAGAGAAAGACCGTTGCGGCGGAAAGTGACGCCTTCAGACAAAGGAGGCCGGATCTTTACCAATTGTGAAAAAGATTTTTCCACCCCCCATTGTGTCCGGGAGGAAACCTGCCTATAATCCCCCCATGCCATTTCTTGCGGGTGAGTCCCTAATCCTCTACGACAACCGTGGTCGAGCCTACGTCATTCCGGAGTTGATTCCCGGAAAGGTCTTCAATCTTGATGGCC
Encoded proteins:
- a CDS encoding cytochrome encodes the protein MKCFLIRSIHLFLLSIFVICTLPEKGFAYPGFSRSYDFPCAFCHIQWPKLNDNGNIFKDRGFMLSTTGRGNGLDMGFSDPANQNYFPVGFRMSESYDMSSVNGVLSGKNTNGGWSNGANSQNPWSLESGGLLNPWISYWVEPGYLVGGNFGITKLWVRLDDLLHSTWFNVYAGQSSVDSPFSSHRSVSIGTASPYTMYDYQPGTAEVVTNSGAQNAGFSFANPIGAYFDGDRFQMGQSVTSIRYFGYQFENGCGTRRSFSLNPCETRLDVSFMPNSSLYSSSNSPGVSGSSASQDPLSPSTYSLNIAENNGFSYFVHLTQSFGGWGATSGERIGLFSYVGEGSSMGSVGGNAPSTIFNREGVDISLNPIPRGGLNLFGAWEIVRDPAGMIQSNPDFMGSSIPASGLSYMTWFVEADWQPNFGGMFSSDGTGSNMISVIYNQLDMIEQPVFSGGNQIALPGNFNDVLSFTILDRYGLWQSERTAVSLYAQYQWLFDAGVSGLLSGFASNGAQMSGNRQVSSYPGALFGNVTASNFSIGVDFAY
- a CDS encoding c-type cytochrome, whose translation is MIRRAILLLGMFLALEAIGHGKEAFALAPADPVDGKVVYNHYCVACHGPQGNGQGLAAPAMFPHPANFTDPNLWKGRSDAFFINVITNGRKRVMPPWWDVITAQEIQDVYAYVKTTFKPK
- a CDS encoding FAD-binding oxidoreductase — protein: MSEIIPFEENVRLFKFDTGGVDFPFHQGQFISLAGSDGKSSYFAIASPPSLKGSFEILVKRGNSTTDYLFSRSVGDRISISGPQGKGFALDPYVGKNLLFVGVGTAIAPLRSTLLTALERRNDFNRISFLFGTLTPNHIWFGDEMDEWHQKGAEVHITVTYPDETWDRHSGFVQDILRQSKDPLHETVVYLCGMKEMVEETTKVLKERSIPEEMILLNF
- the rsmI gene encoding 16S rRNA (cytidine(1402)-2'-O)-methyltransferase, which produces MDSILTEKGIMYDHPGQGALYIVSTPIGNLSDITVRALKVLQSVGLVASEDTRVTRSLMTHHQIPTPLVSYHAHNQEEKIPLFLDRLKNGISIALVSDAGTPLISDPGSELVRRTIEAGFCVHPVPGPSSVLSALVSSGIEPGRFLFDGFLPRTPGEIRKRLERVKEYDGALVFLESPHRVLKTLLLMQEVLGDRGASVHREMTKAFESVTRGVLSEVSAILSRKPLKGEFTIVVAGKEREKGRKRVNRYPRESDSHEGVDPVEEAGASGEDDGLFDFELEGV
- a CDS encoding nitrilase-related carbon-nitrogen hydrolase, whose amino-acid sequence is MKVVVVQNDPVFGEVSRNIEDVSLILSKRKEPKPDLVVLSELFASGYQFTSVSEARSLSEKAVGPDAGPTVTFMKSLSRETGGLVVGGFPCLTDGRVTNSAAVFRNGELVTVYDKVHLFDAENRWFSPGAGPLCLVDTDFGPMGVMICFDWLFPEVARSLALAGAMLIAHPANWVLPFGPSGMILRSVENRIYTLTANRVGTEARGGLPPLTYIGQSQVLSPSGEILARAPRETAAILEVAFDPSLAKRKTVAAESDAFRQRRPDLYQL